A region of uncultured Carboxylicivirga sp. DNA encodes the following proteins:
- a CDS encoding aminotransferase class I/II-fold pyridoxal phosphate-dependent enzyme encodes MKSKKTRLYISSPHMSGDEQKYIQEAFDQNWIAPLGPNVDAFESAIAGYCNVNHVAALSSGTASIHLALVLLGVQKEDEVLVSTFTFSASVNPIVYQGAKPVFIDSEPETWNMDPILLKQALEERKLNGKLQKVKAIIVVHLYGMPAKMDEIMEIASTYGIPVVEDAAEALGSQLNGKPLGSIGELGVLSFNGNKIITTSGGGALLSNKKAYIKKARFLATQARDQAPHYQHSEIGYNYRMSNILAGLGRGQMEVIDERVKKRRENFVFYWDIFKGIKGVSFQPEPEGSYSNRWLTTIIINPEVTGIQRLILQQKLEEENIETRPLWKPMHLQPIFKCYDAYLTGVSEALFNNGLCLPSGSNLDKEDRDRIKKALSMFFSFID; translated from the coding sequence ATGAAATCAAAAAAAACACGTCTATATATATCAAGTCCTCATATGTCAGGGGATGAACAAAAGTACATACAAGAGGCTTTTGATCAGAACTGGATAGCACCGTTAGGTCCTAATGTGGATGCTTTTGAATCAGCTATTGCTGGCTATTGTAATGTTAATCATGTAGCAGCTTTAAGTTCAGGGACAGCTTCTATTCATCTGGCTTTAGTTCTTTTAGGTGTGCAAAAGGAAGATGAAGTACTAGTCTCTACTTTTACTTTTTCAGCTTCGGTTAATCCTATTGTTTATCAGGGAGCTAAGCCTGTTTTTATTGATAGTGAACCGGAAACCTGGAATATGGATCCGATTCTATTAAAGCAGGCTCTGGAAGAGCGTAAATTGAATGGAAAGCTGCAGAAAGTTAAGGCTATCATTGTGGTGCATTTATATGGGATGCCGGCTAAAATGGATGAAATTATGGAGATTGCCAGTACCTATGGAATCCCAGTTGTTGAAGATGCAGCTGAAGCACTAGGTAGTCAATTGAATGGAAAGCCTTTGGGATCAATTGGAGAACTGGGTGTTTTGTCTTTTAATGGGAACAAAATAATTACTACTTCCGGTGGAGGGGCTTTGCTTTCCAATAAAAAGGCTTATATTAAAAAGGCCCGGTTTTTAGCTACTCAGGCCAGAGATCAGGCACCTCATTATCAACATAGCGAAATCGGGTATAATTACCGGATGAGTAATATACTGGCCGGTTTAGGGCGTGGTCAAATGGAAGTTATAGATGAGCGTGTAAAGAAACGGCGGGAGAATTTTGTGTTCTATTGGGATATTTTTAAAGGAATAAAGGGAGTTTCCTTTCAACCTGAACCAGAAGGATCTTACTCAAACCGTTGGTTAACTACTATCATTATTAATCCGGAAGTAACCGGTATTCAACGTTTAATTCTTCAACAAAAACTGGAAGAAGAGAATATAGAAACGCGTCCATTATGGAAGCCCATGCATTTACAACCAATATTTAAATGCTATGATGCCTATCTTACCGGTGTTTCAGAAGCCCTTTTTAACAATGGTTTATGTTTACCTTCCGGATCAAATCTGGATAAAGAAGATAGGGATAGGATAAAAAAGGCTTTGAGTATGTTTTTTTCATTTATTGATTGA
- a CDS encoding MBOAT family O-acyltransferase produces MDIISIEFTLIVLGAVFIYYLLNHKYRSTLLVMLSGGFVASYSYFLLLYVLVYGLVNYIIGIKLENAKSRKWIFRTGLLINIGQLVILKYASFAIDPFIELLDFNFTFTTLSNLIIPIGISYFTLQSIGYLINIKMGWEKADKNFIDFLLYLIFFPKFLSGPIERSNHFLPQLKKTVVFKEENIIEGLRLALIGAFKKVVIANQLAPLITVAYSDISSANATLLGTVILLQPLYLYFDFSGYTDIALGIARMFGINLLPNFSRPFFAENVSLFWRKFHMSLSLWFSDYIFKQTMFRRRKWGNLAPIYALVLTWTLFGIWHGAGWNFMILGVIQAIAIIYEFFTKGWRKRFFTKWPGSLRIWTGRSLTYLFYAFSLVFFFSPDLGKAFSFLSGLGGHWDALILPINQKVVLLFTLLLVIIFMTGELLANDYPAMFSRYSVGWQKKGTLYRSLRWGLYFWLMAVIIVFKNDVQSFIYFQF; encoded by the coding sequence ATGGATATAATATCTATTGAATTTACTTTAATTGTTTTAGGAGCAGTATTTATTTATTATCTGCTTAATCACAAGTACAGATCTACATTGTTAGTGATGTTAAGTGGAGGGTTTGTAGCCAGTTATAGCTATTTTTTGTTACTTTATGTGCTTGTTTATGGTTTGGTAAACTATATCATTGGTATTAAGCTAGAGAATGCCAAAAGCAGAAAATGGATATTTCGGACAGGACTGCTGATAAATATAGGACAGCTGGTTATTTTAAAATATGCCTCATTTGCTATTGATCCGTTTATTGAATTACTGGATTTTAATTTTACTTTTACTACCTTATCCAATCTCATTATTCCAATTGGCATCTCCTATTTTACCCTTCAATCCATTGGTTATTTGATTAATATAAAAATGGGTTGGGAAAAGGCGGATAAAAATTTTATTGATTTCTTACTCTATTTAATCTTTTTTCCTAAGTTTTTATCCGGACCAATTGAGCGTTCCAATCACTTTCTACCACAATTAAAAAAAACAGTTGTTTTTAAGGAAGAAAATATAATAGAAGGATTACGGTTAGCCTTGATAGGGGCCTTTAAAAAAGTAGTTATTGCCAATCAATTGGCACCCTTAATAACTGTGGCTTATTCTGATATTTCCTCCGCAAACGCGACTTTATTAGGAACAGTAATTTTGCTTCAACCTCTCTATTTGTATTTTGATTTTTCAGGTTATACAGATATAGCATTGGGTATTGCCAGGATGTTTGGAATCAATTTGTTGCCGAATTTTAGCCGTCCGTTTTTTGCAGAAAATGTATCCCTTTTCTGGAGAAAGTTTCATATGTCTTTGTCGTTATGGTTTAGTGACTATATATTTAAGCAAACCATGTTTCGAAGACGTAAATGGGGTAATCTCGCACCAATTTATGCTCTGGTTTTAACATGGACCTTATTTGGCATATGGCATGGTGCCGGATGGAACTTTATGATACTTGGTGTTATTCAGGCTATTGCCATTATCTATGAGTTTTTCACCAAAGGCTGGAGAAAACGTTTTTTTACAAAATGGCCCGGAAGTTTAAGGATATGGACAGGCCGGAGCTTAACTTATTTATTCTATGCCTTTTCTTTGGTTTTTTTCTTTTCGCCGGATCTTGGTAAAGCGTTCAGTTTTTTATCAGGCCTGGGAGGGCATTGGGATGCCTTGATATTACCAATTAATCAAAAAGTGGTGTTATTGTTCACCTTACTATTGGTTATTATTTTTATGACCGGAGAATTATTGGCTAATGATTATCCGGCAATGTTTTCGCGTTATAGTGTAGGATGGCAAAAAAAAGGCACATTATATCGCTCGCTCAGATGGGGGCTTTATTTTTGGTTAATGGCAGTGATTATTGTTTTTAAGAATGATGTTCAAAGTTTTATCTATTTTCAGTTTTAA
- a CDS encoding T9SS type A sorting domain-containing protein encodes MKKLVISTVFTVFLVGLKAQIIADHTVVDQYDQIPDEYLNKVKTMLVEMAGESHSSTFNYGSNLLEQFDSKFQSTYFGGTPPAETTGFLRIGKIDNVGEETYFASSSAIDGYKARIANQNNTGNVFDVMGFVWCWDMYYDPAPGGGLDPVYNVHWGGTIEGGPERPEGIKRWGLDSEDTELTGNSVSMDTYLNTVLDYQQYCINNGWGTKIIFTTGPVDDTYPDSEGNEDGVQREIKHNYIREFVNKDPQRILFDYADILCWNNAGEKYEGVWNDGGTLRYHAHIHPDNTMDYDDNWNVIQGTEDGDHIGEVGSLRIMKAMWWMLARIAGWEGVPTDNGNVDQNTVTLKKMNDRFIIELRNNNAYNQYSIYNIKGSQLKNSQINSQLVDIPTGNMQPGVYFISLSGDSENRTLKVVID; translated from the coding sequence ATGAAAAAGTTAGTAATTTCCACTGTTTTTACTGTGTTTCTGGTTGGGCTTAAAGCTCAGATAATTGCTGATCATACTGTTGTTGATCAATATGATCAGATTCCGGATGAATATCTTAATAAGGTTAAAACCATGTTGGTGGAGATGGCCGGAGAATCGCATTCTTCAACTTTTAATTATGGATCTAATCTTTTGGAACAGTTTGATTCAAAATTTCAATCTACTTATTTTGGAGGTACACCTCCGGCAGAAACAACAGGATTTCTTCGAATTGGAAAAATTGACAATGTTGGAGAAGAAACTTACTTTGCAAGTTCTTCAGCTATTGATGGCTATAAGGCTAGGATAGCAAACCAAAATAATACAGGTAATGTTTTTGATGTGATGGGTTTTGTGTGGTGCTGGGATATGTATTATGATCCAGCGCCGGGAGGTGGCTTGGATCCTGTTTATAATGTTCATTGGGGAGGAACTATTGAAGGAGGTCCTGAAAGGCCGGAAGGAATCAAGCGCTGGGGCTTGGATTCTGAGGATACTGAATTAACTGGGAATAGTGTAAGTATGGATACTTATTTGAATACGGTGCTTGATTATCAGCAATACTGTATTAATAATGGCTGGGGTACTAAGATCATTTTTACTACGGGCCCTGTGGATGACACTTATCCTGATTCGGAAGGAAATGAAGACGGGGTGCAGCGTGAAATCAAACACAATTATATTAGGGAGTTTGTGAATAAAGATCCCCAACGTATACTCTTCGATTATGCTGATATACTCTGTTGGAATAATGCCGGGGAAAAGTATGAAGGTGTTTGGAATGATGGTGGTACATTGCGTTACCATGCTCATATTCATCCGGATAATACAATGGATTATGATGATAATTGGAATGTAATACAAGGAACAGAAGATGGTGATCATATAGGCGAAGTAGGTTCATTACGTATAATGAAAGCCATGTGGTGGATGCTTGCCAGAATAGCAGGATGGGAAGGTGTACCAACTGATAATGGAAATGTTGATCAAAATACTGTTACCTTAAAAAAAATGAATGACAGGTTTATTATAGAACTTAGAAATAATAATGCATACAATCAGTATTCAATATATAACATTAAAGGTAGTCAACTAAAAAATAGTCAAATAAATTCCCAATTAGTGGATATTCCAACCGGGAATATGCAGCCAGGAGTATATTTTATCTCTTTATCAGGAGACTCAGAAAACAGAACTTTAAAAGTTGTGATTGATTAA
- a CDS encoding DegT/DnrJ/EryC1/StrS family aminotransferase: protein MKIPFSKISCNGNELKYVTDVLESGWLTTAEKTFEFERKIANYVGAKYACAVNSCTAALHLGLEALGVTYGDKVFVPDMTFTATAEVIRYLGADPVFLDVEYGTSLITPEILEQAILQYPDVKHLIIVHFGGQACEMTNEQKNGIIDLCQRNQIKVIEDAAHAFPSKWQGKYIGTFGDITCFSFYANKTITTGEGGMLLTDNEEIIQRAKTMRLHGINRDVWDRFTSEKPSWEYDVVAPGFKYNMPDISAAIGLAQLEVAEELRLKRQSIALLYFENLKNIDCIDLPLVKVKFEDHSWHLFTITLNHRCKVNRNECIEALSSKGIGTSVHYKPLHRMTYYQNKYQLKPCDFPVSENIWQGTLSLPIYPDMNINEVEYVCNVLKETLS from the coding sequence ATGAAAATACCGTTTTCAAAAATTTCCTGTAATGGTAACGAATTAAAATACGTTACAGATGTACTTGAAAGTGGCTGGCTAACGACAGCTGAGAAAACATTTGAATTTGAAAGAAAGATTGCTAATTATGTTGGTGCTAAATATGCCTGTGCTGTGAACAGTTGTACAGCTGCCTTACACCTTGGACTGGAGGCATTAGGAGTTACTTATGGAGATAAGGTTTTTGTGCCCGACATGACCTTTACAGCAACAGCAGAGGTGATCCGATATCTGGGAGCCGATCCGGTTTTTCTGGATGTTGAATATGGCACTTCATTAATTACCCCTGAAATTTTGGAACAAGCCATCCTGCAATATCCTGACGTTAAACACCTTATTATTGTACATTTTGGAGGACAAGCTTGTGAAATGACTAATGAACAGAAAAACGGAATAATTGATTTGTGTCAAAGAAATCAAATTAAGGTTATAGAAGATGCGGCTCACGCCTTTCCGTCAAAGTGGCAGGGAAAATATATTGGTACATTTGGAGATATCACCTGCTTCAGTTTTTATGCCAATAAAACCATTACCACGGGTGAAGGAGGAATGCTACTTACCGATAATGAAGAAATTATTCAACGAGCTAAAACCATGCGACTCCATGGAATTAATCGGGATGTCTGGGATCGTTTTACTTCTGAAAAACCTTCATGGGAATATGATGTAGTGGCACCGGGATTTAAATACAACATGCCGGATATAAGTGCTGCCATTGGTTTAGCTCAACTGGAGGTTGCGGAAGAACTCAGACTAAAGAGACAATCCATTGCTTTACTTTATTTTGAGAACCTCAAAAATATAGATTGTATTGACCTGCCTCTGGTTAAGGTAAAGTTTGAAGACCATTCCTGGCACCTATTCACCATTACTTTAAACCATAGATGTAAAGTAAACAGGAATGAATGCATTGAAGCTCTAAGTAGCAAAGGTATTGGCACATCTGTTCATTATAAACCGCTTCACAGAATGACTTACTATCAAAATAAATATCAATTAAAACCTTGTGATTTTCCTGTATCAGAAAATATATGGCAGGGAACTTTATCACTACCCATTTACCCTGATATGAATATTAATGAGGTTGAATATGTCTGCAATGTCTTAAAAGAAACACTGAGTTAA